The Lachnospiraceae bacterium oral taxon 500 genome window below encodes:
- a CDS encoding carbohydrate ABC transporter permease produces MVAVGIIITILSLYPIYYVVIASLSRPLYVDGGEVMFWLKSPTIASYVAAAKKPGIWTAYANTIFYTAAGVLVNMFFTATMAYALSKKQLIFKKFFTLLTVFTLWFNAGIIPTYVNFVDFNLIDTRAAILFGFAINTYNLIILKSFFEQLPESIEEAAIIDGARNLSIFWRIYLPLSKPALATVGMFYAVTRWNGYFWAMSLLTSDTKVPLQVFLKKMIVDKVSNETDSAILTAASLSSPTTVIYATIVISIIPMLIVYPFVQKYFKSGATIGAVKG; encoded by the coding sequence ATGGTTGCAGTCGGTATTATCATTACGATTTTATCGCTTTATCCGATTTACTATGTTGTGATTGCTTCCCTCAGCCGGCCGCTTTATGTTGACGGCGGCGAGGTGATGTTTTGGCTGAAATCGCCGACCATTGCCAGTTATGTGGCGGCAGCAAAAAAACCGGGAATTTGGACGGCATATGCCAATACTATTTTTTATACGGCGGCCGGGGTACTGGTCAATATGTTCTTTACGGCGACCATGGCTTACGCTTTGTCAAAGAAGCAGCTGATTTTTAAAAAGTTCTTCACACTGCTGACAGTCTTTACCCTGTGGTTTAACGCCGGTATCATTCCGACCTATGTCAATTTTGTCGATTTCAATCTGATTGATACCAGAGCGGCAATTTTATTCGGCTTTGCCATTAACACTTATAATTTAATCATTTTAAAAAGCTTTTTTGAACAGCTTCCGGAGTCGATTGAAGAAGCGGCCATTATTGACGGTGCCAGAAACTTAAGTATTTTTTGGCGAATCTATTTGCCGCTGTCTAAGCCGGCGCTGGCGACTGTGGGCATGTTTTATGCGGTTACCCGCTGGAACGGTTATTTCTGGGCAATGAGCCTGCTGACCAGCGATACCAAAGTACCGCTGCAGGTATTTTTGAAGAAAATGATTGTCGATAAGGTATCGAATGAAACGGATTCGGCCATTTTAACGGCGGCATCCCTATCTTCGCCGACCACGGTGATTTATGCGACAATTGTAATTTCTATTATTCCGATGTTGATTGTCTATCCGTTCGTGCAGAAATATTTTAAGAGCGGCGCGACCATCGGTGCGGTTAAGGGCTGA
- a CDS encoding ABC transporter permease, with protein MKKKLSLMLALVLVVSLFAGCGKTEAPKTDDKKQETTAENKTDAKEDAKTESGKEDSKQEEAASSLVSDTPKTFSIFLNFNNMPFNSDWMIWKEIAKETNVSLEGVISQSNANEEEAFSMMLASGKLADIIGYKNPADLEKLGRDGGLIPLNDLIKEHAPDLQKVLDNDAKFRSFATSLDGNIYFIPKNLTLKSAEFWWIRQDWLDKLNLQAPTTIDELYEVLTAFRNNDPNGNGEKDEIPLFDRAAPKMQDEYLYMFDTSTEFYPHDGKIVYEPLMKDNFVLGVKTLAKWYKEGLIDPEIFTRGAKSRDTLYAANQAGFTHDWPSTGDYNVKLADSVPGFNNVAIAPMKNQNGQIIERTTRYPVAGWGISAQCQDPVTLIKFFNFFFTEKGSDMMNFGIEGVTYTKEADGTKAFTPLVMENPDFTPLNYLRSQGIQYRIGMVQNPAYEAAFAQPAAKEAAAYYESHPEWFPEKLPPYFDGALNLKYTPEDETEYQNIMSNVKPYVNQMLQEWILGTKDVEATYDEFVKELKNRKIERATEINQAAYETFLKR; from the coding sequence ATGAAGAAAAAACTGAGCCTAATGTTGGCGCTGGTGTTGGTAGTTTCTCTGTTTGCCGGCTGCGGCAAGACAGAAGCACCCAAGACCGATGACAAAAAGCAGGAAACGACTGCTGAAAACAAAACGGATGCAAAAGAGGATGCGAAAACGGAAAGCGGAAAAGAAGACAGCAAGCAGGAAGAAGCAGCCAGCAGCCTGGTTTCTGATACCCCGAAAACTTTCTCTATTTTCTTAAACTTTAACAATATGCCGTTTAACTCTGACTGGATGATTTGGAAAGAAATTGCCAAAGAAACCAATGTCAGCCTGGAAGGCGTAATTTCTCAGTCCAACGCTAATGAAGAAGAGGCTTTCAGCATGATGCTGGCCAGCGGTAAGTTAGCCGATATTATCGGTTACAAGAACCCGGCCGATTTGGAAAAATTGGGTCGTGACGGTGGTTTGATTCCGCTGAACGATTTGATTAAGGAACATGCACCGGATTTACAGAAGGTTTTGGACAATGATGCGAAGTTCCGTTCCTTTGCTACTTCTTTAGATGGAAATATTTATTTCATTCCCAAGAATTTGACTTTAAAATCAGCTGAGTTCTGGTGGATTCGTCAGGACTGGTTGGATAAGCTGAACTTGCAGGCGCCGACCACGATTGATGAATTATATGAAGTATTGACTGCGTTCCGCAACAATGACCCGAACGGCAATGGCGAGAAGGACGAAATTCCGCTGTTTGACCGGGCAGCTCCCAAGATGCAGGATGAGTATTTGTACATGTTTGATACCAGTACGGAATTTTATCCGCATGACGGCAAAATAGTATATGAACCGCTGATGAAAGATAATTTTGTATTGGGTGTTAAGACCTTGGCTAAATGGTACAAGGAAGGCTTGATTGATCCGGAAATCTTCACCCGCGGTGCAAAGAGCCGAGATACTTTGTATGCAGCCAATCAGGCTGGTTTTACGCATGACTGGCCGAGCACCGGCGACTACAATGTTAAGCTGGCAGACAGTGTACCGGGCTTTAACAACGTAGCAATCGCTCCGATGAAAAATCAAAACGGTCAGATCATTGAAAGAACAACCCGTTATCCGGTAGCCGGCTGGGGAATTTCTGCCCAGTGCCAGGATCCGGTGACTTTGATTAAGTTCTTTAACTTCTTCTTTACCGAAAAGGGTTCGGATATGATGAACTTCGGTATCGAGGGTGTCACCTACACCAAAGAAGCAGACGGTACCAAGGCATTTACGCCGCTGGTTATGGAAAATCCGGACTTTACGCCGCTGAACTATCTGCGCTCGCAGGGCATTCAATACCGGATCGGTATGGTGCAAAATCCGGCATATGAGGCCGCCTTTGCTCAACCGGCCGCTAAGGAAGCAGCAGCGTATTATGAATCGCATCCGGAATGGTTCCCGGAAAAGTTGCCGCCGTATTTTGACGGAGCATTGAACTTAAAATATACACCGGAAGATGAAACCGAGTACCAGAACATTATGTCCAATGTGAAACCGTATGTCAATCAGATGCTGCAGGAATGGATTTTGGGTACCAAGGACGTGGAAGCTACCTACGATGAGTTTGTCAAAGAACTGAAAAATCGTAAGATTGAGCGGGCAACCGAAATCAACCAGGCCGCTTATGAAACTTTCTTGAAGAGATAG
- a CDS encoding sulfatase YidJ has product MKNILILICDQLSAKALKAYGNTDSETRAIDALADRGIVFERAYTPCPLCQPARASFWSSSYPHQNGVISNLPKQKQADFPDSITTLGEVFQKGGYECIHFGKEHDYGALRGFTKVVNEQKKTEPENPALPYDYETYFDIDTTEKAVRYLQQTAPNIDKPLLMAVDLQNPHNICAYIGAHAESGANHVPPEELPPLPDNFRDSDTHSRASFLQYLCCGHRRQSQTADWSEQDFQHYLHAYYYYLQKVDRQIGGVLSALKQSGKAEDTLIVFMADHGEGMAAHQIVTKSGTFYEETVRVPFVLQVPGRQPQRYDCLFSLIDLLPTLADYAGLPIPASAAGVSHWPTLLAELKSGQTDRKAAEFDNGQSPEKQGQPAVGCDRKPEGAEGSWPDYPTESYVVSQWHDEFEGYFVPARMYLTESYKYLAYQDKNGLEEELYDMSTDRLEQKNLAALPEYRLLLDHYRQDLQSYCVVSGDPFFQLKADYSDKYRQHPVGRHSGPNAVLEYQQRVNQAKQAAQAQV; this is encoded by the coding sequence ATGAAAAATATTTTAATTTTGATTTGTGATCAATTAAGCGCCAAGGCCTTAAAAGCCTATGGCAATACTGATTCGGAAACACGGGCAATCGATGCGTTGGCAGACCGCGGCATTGTATTTGAACGGGCGTATACGCCCTGCCCGCTGTGCCAACCGGCCAGAGCCTCCTTTTGGAGCAGCAGTTATCCGCATCAAAACGGCGTGATCAGTAATCTGCCCAAGCAAAAGCAGGCAGATTTTCCAGATAGTATTACAACTTTGGGAGAAGTCTTTCAAAAGGGCGGCTACGAGTGTATTCATTTTGGCAAAGAGCATGATTATGGGGCACTGCGGGGCTTTACCAAGGTGGTAAACGAGCAGAAAAAAACAGAGCCGGAAAATCCGGCGCTGCCTTATGACTATGAAACTTATTTTGATATTGATACCACCGAAAAAGCCGTTCGTTATTTGCAGCAGACTGCGCCAAATATAGATAAGCCTCTCCTTATGGCGGTTGACTTGCAAAATCCCCACAATATTTGTGCCTATATTGGCGCCCACGCGGAGAGCGGGGCAAATCATGTGCCGCCGGAGGAGCTGCCGCCGCTTCCGGACAATTTCCGTGACAGTGATACCCATTCCCGTGCTTCTTTCTTGCAATATCTTTGCTGCGGGCACCGGCGGCAGAGCCAAACAGCGGATTGGTCAGAGCAGGATTTTCAGCATTATCTGCATGCCTACTATTATTATTTGCAGAAGGTTGACCGCCAGATCGGCGGGGTATTGTCGGCGCTGAAACAGTCAGGTAAAGCCGAGGATACTCTGATTGTTTTCATGGCCGATCACGGCGAAGGCATGGCTGCACATCAGATTGTAACCAAGTCCGGCACCTTTTATGAGGAAACGGTCAGGGTACCGTTCGTTCTGCAAGTGCCGGGGCGGCAGCCGCAGCGCTATGACTGCTTGTTTTCGCTGATAGATCTTTTGCCGACTTTGGCTGATTATGCCGGTTTGCCGATACCGGCAAGCGCCGCCGGAGTATCGCATTGGCCGACGCTGCTGGCAGAGTTGAAGTCAGGGCAGACGGATCGAAAAGCGGCAGAGTTTGATAACGGGCAATCACCGGAAAAGCAGGGGCAGCCAGCCGTTGGATGCGACCGGAAACCGGAAGGAGCAGAAGGCAGCTGGCCGGACTATCCAACGGAAAGTTATGTTGTCAGTCAATGGCATGATGAGTTTGAGGGCTATTTTGTGCCGGCCAGAATGTACCTGACCGAAAGCTATAAATATCTGGCTTATCAGGATAAAAACGGTCTGGAGGAGGAACTTTATGATATGTCCACTGACCGGCTGGAGCAGAAAAATCTGGCCGCTCTGCCGGAATATCGCTTACTGCTGGATCATTACCGGCAGGATTTACAGTCATACTGCGTGGTTAGCGGCGATCCTTTCTTTCAGCTGAAAGCCGATTATTCGGACAAGTACCGTCAGCATCCGGTTGGCAGACACAGCGGGCCGAATGCGGTGCTGGAGTATCAACAGCGGGTAAATCAAGCTAAACAAGCTGCCCAAGCTCAGGTTTAG
- a CDS encoding sugar ABC transporter permease — MEKQKNQKVKKIRKRELSLWKQFKRDGDLLILLLPGLLWYLLFAYRPMAGLRIAFYEYNIFRGIGGSRFVGLANFVQFLSGPDFSRTVVNTLMIALWQLVIVFPLPILLAIAITEMKNKWVSRLTQTATFLPYFISVVVVCGMVINFLSPSTGIINFFIKKLGGEATYFMTKPEYFRPIYTLMTLWQTAGFSSIVYIAAIMGIDPALYEAAKVDGATKLQQIWNVTLPGISPIVLVMLVLNIGKMVKVGFEAIILLYLPSTFSTADVIATYVYRTGLSNRNYGLATAAGLFEAIVALVLVVIANKLSKKVSQTSIW, encoded by the coding sequence ATGGAAAAGCAGAAAAATCAAAAAGTAAAAAAAATCAGGAAAAGAGAGCTTTCTCTGTGGAAGCAGTTTAAAAGAGATGGCGATCTCCTGATTTTGCTGTTGCCAGGTTTGCTTTGGTACCTATTGTTTGCTTATCGGCCGATGGCGGGGCTACGGATTGCGTTTTATGAGTATAATATTTTTCGGGGCATAGGCGGCAGTCGTTTTGTCGGCCTGGCTAACTTTGTTCAATTTTTGAGCGGTCCGGATTTTTCGCGAACCGTGGTCAATACACTGATGATTGCCCTGTGGCAGTTAGTGATTGTTTTTCCGCTGCCGATTTTGCTGGCAATTGCCATCACGGAAATGAAAAACAAATGGGTCAGCCGCCTGACCCAGACGGCGACTTTTCTGCCGTATTTTATTTCGGTAGTGGTCGTTTGCGGTATGGTTATCAATTTCCTGTCGCCGAGTACCGGTATTATTAATTTCTTCATTAAAAAATTAGGCGGCGAGGCAACTTATTTTATGACGAAGCCCGAGTATTTTCGGCCGATTTATACGCTGATGACTTTGTGGCAGACAGCGGGCTTTAGCTCGATTGTTTATATTGCCGCAATTATGGGGATTGACCCGGCACTGTATGAAGCTGCCAAGGTAGACGGCGCAACTAAGCTCCAGCAGATTTGGAATGTCACTCTGCCGGGGATTAGTCCGATTGTTTTGGTTATGCTGGTCTTAAATATCGGTAAAATGGTTAAGGTTGGATTTGAGGCGATCATTTTGCTTTACCTGCCGTCAACATTCTCTACCGCCGATGTTATTGCGACCTATGTTTACCGGACGGGTCTGAGCAACCGCAATTACGGGCTGGCGACGGCGGCCGGCTTATTTGAAGCGATAGTTGCCCTTGTTTTGGTAGTGATTGCCAATAAACTCAGCAAAAAAGTATCACAGACTTCAATCTGGTAG
- a CDS encoding glucoronyl hydrolase: protein MDYQAANKEEIKQAVDTAVTVIRADLDKFTDNFKVDGTTDNFYAPSDNTTWTSGFWTGQLWLAYEMTGDERFKEIGQKHVHSFLNRIKERIDVDHHDMGFLYSLSCVAAYKLTGSEEGKQAAVLAADNLISRYQPKGDFIQAWGQMGADDNYRLIIDCLLNLPLLYWASEVTGDKKYEEIATKHIHTALKVVLREDNSTHHTYYFNKETGEPMYGVTHQGYSNTSAWSRGQAWGIYGTALSYRYVKRPEYLDTFYKMTDFFIEHLPKDLVPYWDFEFTDGSDEPRDSSAAAIAVCGMLEMAKYLPADKAEYYTNIAMRILRSLIENYAVKSPAESNGLLLHGVYVRKSPFNAGVNRNVDECNTWGDYFYLEALVRCSKDWELYW from the coding sequence ATGGACTATCAAGCAGCAAACAAAGAAGAAATCAAACAGGCGGTGGATACCGCAGTAACCGTGATTCGCGCCGATTTGGATAAGTTTACGGACAATTTTAAGGTGGATGGAACGACTGATAATTTTTATGCACCATCGGATAACACGACCTGGACCTCCGGCTTTTGGACGGGACAGTTGTGGCTGGCCTATGAAATGACCGGCGATGAACGGTTTAAGGAGATTGGCCAAAAGCATGTTCACAGCTTTTTAAATCGAATCAAGGAGCGGATTGATGTGGATCATCATGATATGGGCTTTTTATACAGCCTTTCCTGCGTTGCGGCTTATAAGCTGACCGGCAGCGAAGAAGGCAAGCAGGCGGCTGTGTTAGCAGCGGACAATTTGATTTCCCGCTATCAGCCCAAGGGTGATTTTATTCAGGCTTGGGGACAAATGGGAGCGGATGATAATTATCGGCTGATCATTGACTGTCTGCTGAACTTGCCGCTGCTGTACTGGGCGAGCGAGGTGACCGGTGATAAGAAATATGAAGAGATTGCGACCAAGCATATCCATACCGCTTTAAAAGTAGTATTGCGGGAAGACAACTCCACTCATCATACTTATTATTTCAATAAAGAAACCGGCGAGCCGATGTACGGTGTAACGCATCAGGGTTACAGCAATACCTCGGCCTGGTCGCGGGGACAGGCTTGGGGGATTTACGGTACGGCGCTCAGTTACCGCTATGTGAAACGTCCGGAATACCTGGATACTTTTTATAAGATGACGGATTTCTTTATTGAGCATTTGCCGAAAGATCTGGTGCCGTATTGGGACTTTGAGTTTACCGACGGTTCCGATGAGCCGCGGGACAGTTCGGCAGCGGCGATTGCAGTTTGCGGTATGCTGGAAATGGCCAAATATTTACCGGCGGATAAGGCAGAATACTATACCAATATTGCGATGCGGATTTTAAGATCGCTGATTGAGAATTATGCTGTTAAGAGCCCGGCGGAATCCAACGGCCTCCTGCTGCATGGCGTATATGTCAGAAAAAGCCCGTTTAACGCCGGCGTCAACCGCAATGTCGACGAATGCAACACCTGGGGAGATTATTTTTACTTGGAAGCATTGGTAAGATGCAGCAAAGATTGGGAGTTATATTGGTAA